One Sporomusaceae bacterium ACPt DNA window includes the following coding sequences:
- the yheS gene encoding putative ABC transporter ATP-binding protein YheS — protein MSLLEVRGLSKAYGIQNIFNDVSFQIRRGDKVGLIGPNGAGKTTLVRCLLGLERPDSGQVALAPGQRVGYVEQDTGLGDRTLYDELVSAYGDVLGWQADMRRLEAAIAAEQDPGRLDKLMKDYAQAVERFERGGGYEYENTVRRVAFGLGFTADDLTRRTREFSGGQKTRICLARALIRQPDFLFLDEPTNHLDLGMVEWLEEFLQGYSGAVLVISHDRYFLDSVAGRILAMENGSIAEYTGNYSEYLEKKTEKLAAREKAYAKQQAFIAKTEAYIDRYRAGIKSKQARGRQSQLNRLVRLSRPEDVSGFDFFAFNPPAECAERVAELDEVAAGYGAKTVLNGVSLLVRRGDGVALVGPNGAGKTTLLKLLTGDLAPDSGKVKLGSRVRPGYFAQEHETLTDTNSVLDEIMREFAFSEERARHYLGAFLFKGDDVYKLVGGLSGGEKARLALLKLMLTGANFLILDEPTNHLDISAREAVEEAIMNFPGTFLTVSHDRYFLDKVANRVVELDGGQLTEYAGNYSYYRDKKAALAKAAAQAASQAAAVEKKPAAKQGNAAQGQAGSGKGAGWRKPDTARQAKRLEEEIAMLEHELAGLEARLNDPASHADAALSRGLADEYAAKQAELDEKYTAWLELTGE, from the coding sequence ATGAGTTTATTAGAGGTTCGCGGCCTGAGCAAGGCCTATGGCATACAAAATATTTTTAACGACGTGAGTTTTCAAATCAGGCGCGGCGACAAGGTGGGGCTGATCGGGCCTAACGGTGCGGGCAAGACGACGCTGGTGCGTTGTCTGCTGGGGCTGGAAAGGCCGGACAGCGGCCAGGTGGCGCTGGCTCCCGGCCAGCGGGTCGGTTATGTCGAGCAGGATACCGGGTTGGGTGACCGTACGCTGTATGATGAACTGGTGAGCGCCTATGGCGATGTGCTGGGGTGGCAGGCCGACATGCGCCGCCTGGAAGCCGCCATTGCCGCTGAACAAGACCCGGGCAGGCTGGACAAGCTGATGAAAGACTACGCCCAGGCTGTCGAACGTTTTGAACGGGGCGGCGGCTATGAGTATGAGAACACGGTCCGCCGGGTGGCGTTTGGCTTGGGCTTTACGGCCGACGACCTGACGCGCCGGACCCGTGAGTTTTCCGGCGGGCAAAAGACCCGGATTTGCCTGGCGCGGGCTCTCATTCGCCAGCCTGACTTTTTATTTTTGGATGAGCCGACCAACCATCTGGACCTGGGAATGGTGGAGTGGCTGGAAGAATTTTTGCAGGGGTATTCCGGGGCTGTGCTGGTGATATCCCATGACCGCTATTTTCTTGACTCGGTAGCCGGACGGATACTGGCGATGGAAAACGGCAGTATTGCCGAATATACCGGCAACTACAGCGAATACTTGGAGAAAAAGACCGAGAAACTGGCTGCCCGGGAAAAAGCCTATGCCAAGCAGCAGGCCTTTATTGCCAAGACTGAGGCGTACATTGACCGCTACCGCGCCGGGATTAAGTCCAAGCAGGCGCGCGGGCGGCAGAGCCAGTTAAACCGGCTGGTGCGTCTCAGCCGTCCGGAAGATGTAAGCGGTTTTGACTTTTTCGCGTTTAATCCCCCGGCCGAATGCGCCGAGCGGGTGGCTGAGCTGGATGAAGTGGCGGCAGGTTATGGCGCCAAGACGGTGCTGAACGGCGTGTCACTGCTGGTCCGGCGCGGCGACGGGGTAGCGCTGGTTGGCCCTAACGGCGCCGGCAAGACGACGTTGTTGAAGCTGTTGACCGGTGACCTTGCGCCTGATAGCGGCAAGGTCAAACTGGGCAGCCGGGTGCGGCCGGGGTATTTTGCCCAGGAGCATGAGACACTGACTGATACCAACAGTGTGCTTGATGAGATTATGCGGGAGTTCGCCTTTAGCGAGGAACGGGCGCGGCATTATCTCGGGGCGTTTTTATTCAAGGGCGACGATGTGTACAAGCTGGTGGGCGGCCTCTCAGGCGGTGAGAAAGCGCGGCTGGCGCTGTTAAAGCTTATGTTGACCGGGGCGAATTTTCTCATCCTGGACGAGCCGACCAACCACCTGGACATTTCGGCGCGGGAAGCCGTGGAAGAAGCCATCATGAATTTTCCCGGGACTTTTTTAACCGTGTCGCATGACCGCTATTTTCTTGATAAAGTGGCCAACCGGGTTGTTGAGCTTGACGGCGGGCAACTGACTGAGTATGCCGGGAACTACAGCTACTACCGGGATAAAAAGGCGGCGCTGGCCAAAGCGGCAGCCCAGGCGGCCAGCCAGGCCGCCGCGGTGGAAAAGAAACCGGCAGCCAAGCAGGGCAATGCTGCTCAAGGCCAGGCCGGCAGCGGCAAGGGGGCAGGCTGGCGCAAGCCTGATACCGCCCGGCAAGCCAAGAGGCTGGAAGAAGAGATTGCCATGCTGGAACATGAATTGGCCGGTCTTGAAGCCCGGCTGAACGACCCGGCCAGCCACGCCGATGCGGCGCTCAGCCGGGGACTGGCCGATGAGTACGCGGCCAAGCAAGCTGAGCTTGATGAAAAATATACGGCCTGGCTGGAGTTGACAGGCGAATAG